From the Thamnophis elegans isolate rThaEle1 chromosome 11, rThaEle1.pri, whole genome shotgun sequence genome, one window contains:
- the LOC116514769 gene encoding WW domain-binding protein 4-like yields MADYWKSQPKKFCDYCKCWIADNKPSVDFHERGKNHKENVAKKISEIKQKSLDKAKEDAKMAKEFAAMEEAATKAYQEDLKRLGLKAGRTQDYRTEEPSSTYNCSFSDNSKWD; encoded by the exons GGCTGATTACTGGAAATCTCAGCCCAAGAAATTCTGTGATTATTGCAAGTGCTGGATAGCAGATAACAAACCG AGCGTCGATTTCCACGAGAGAGGAAAGAACCACAAGGAAAATGTGGCGAAGAAAATTAGCGAG ATTAAGCAGAAAAGTCTGGACAAAGCGAAAGAGGATGCAAAAATGGCAAAGGAGTTTGCAGCCATGGAGGAAGCGGCCACAAAGGCCTACCAGGAAGATTTGAAAAGGCTCGGACTGAAGGCAGGTAGGACCCAAGACTATCGGACGGAAGAgccgtcctcaacttacaactgttcgttTAGCGACAATTCAAAATGGGACTGA
- the LOC116515114 gene encoding WW domain-binding protein 4-like, with protein sequence MADYWKSQPKKFCDYCKCWIADNKPSVDFHERGKNHKENVAKKISEIKQKSLDKAKEDAKMAKEFAAMEEAATKAYQEDLKRLGLKAEPVGQPSLPIKQEEKEKREKREKEKEKERREKREKEKKEKEKKEKEKREKEKREKEKKEKERKEKEKEKEKQTKGVSSSETQEWVRGLSPEGYIYYYNMKSGESQWEKPEGFQDTTRNSETEAVWIEGTDDDGNTYYYNTETGVSTWEKPEGFVSFSIKSDPDENSSDEASENESPERKTDSDEEKPYKPKKISPYGEWQAVNPEWEEVKHERKKSSSAPPETSSSSSSRKPVSFGKWEEITEEDGYEKVDLELPSKEINSGPVVEIPDDAKVIFKEKTVTSLGDATEEKPVFRKRKFENGKSRNIRQRLSDH encoded by the exons AT GGCTGATTACTGGAAATCTCAGCCCAAGAAATTCTGTGATTATTGCAAGTGCTGGATAGCAGATAACAAACCG AGCGTCGATTTCCACGAGAGAGGAAAGAACCACAAGGAAAATGTGGCGAAGAAAATTAGCGAG ATTAAGCAGAAAAGTCTGGACAAAGCGAAAGAGGATGCAAAAATGGCAAAGGAGTTTGCAGCCATGGAGGAAGCGGCCACAAAGGCCTACCAGGAAGATTTGAAAAGGCTCGGACTGAAGGCAG AACCTGTAGGACAGCCTTCCTTGCCGataaaacaggaagaaaaggagaaaagagagaaaagagaaaaagagaaagaaaaagagagaagagaaaagagggaaaaagaaaagaaggaaaaagaaaagaaggaaaaagaaaagagggaaaaagaaaagagagaaaaagaaaagaaggaaaaagaaaggaaggaaaaagaaaaagaaaaggaaaagcaaaccAAGGGAGTTTCATCCAGTGAAACACAGGAATGGGTGCGAGGATTGTCTCCGGAAGGTTACATCTATTATTACAACATGAAATCTGGAG AATCACAGTGGGAGAAGCCAGAAGGATTTCAGGACACCACTCGGAATTCTGAAACG GAAGCGGTTTGGATCGAAGGGACAGATGATGATGGTAACACCTATTACTACAACACGGAGACTGGAG TATCGACGTGGGAGAAGCCTGAAGGTTTCGTATCTTTTTCAATAAAGAGCGATCCAGATGAAAACTCCTCTGACGAGGCCAGCGAAAACGAATCTCCAGAG AGGAAGACCGACAGCGATGAAGAAAAGCCTTACAAACCCAAAAAGATCAGCCCTTACGGAGAGTGGCAGGCGGTGAACCCTGAGTGGGAGGAGGTGAAACACGAGCGCAAGAAGAGCTCATCTGCTCCACCagaaacctcctcctcctcctcgtctcggAAGCCCGTCTCCTTCGGCAAATGGGAGGAAATCACGGAAGAAGATGGATA cGAGAAGGTCGACCTGGAGCTCCCAAGTAAGGAGATCAACAGCGGCCCAGTTGTGGAAATCCCCGACGACGCCAAagtcatcttcaaagaaaaaaccgtCACTTCCCTCGGCGACGCAACGGAAGAGAAGCCGGTTTTCAGAAAGCGGAAATTTGAAAACGGGAAATCGCGAAACATTCGACAGAGGCTGAGCGATCACTAA